Proteins from a single region of Harmonia axyridis chromosome 4, icHarAxyr1.1, whole genome shotgun sequence:
- the LOC123678631 gene encoding 52 kDa repressor of the inhibitor of the protein kinase-like: MLKKLVEMVNSAKCFTVLADETTDISTQKQASIGVRYLYNNDIKEEFLQFVPVSDLTGKNLATVILKSLREFGIDTKYLRGQGYDGSAAMSGKFEGAHADVMEERPTAIYFHCVSHSLNLAISASCSISEIRKCCGTATKLCLFFNTPKRMEVITRAIDKLFPEAKSTRLKQLCPTRWVERHDSILLLQEMLPAVQEALEEVSQWKDVELASMASQLLCGLLSSSFIISLQVMARVFSLSLPLARFLQHEHIDLLNAMNMVTNLKGTIEKIRTNAEEEFATIFNASETMAELLSTSIKAPRRTGRQTLRCNIETDNHNPQSYFKISLFLPFLDHFLSELNSRFLKH; encoded by the coding sequence atgttgaagaaattggttgaGATGGTCAATTCCGCGAAATGTTTTACTGTTCTTGCAGATGAAACGACAGACATCTCAACACAAAAACAAGCATCAATCGGCGTTAGATACCTATACAACAATGATATTAAAGAAGAATTCCTTCAGTTTGTACCTGTTTCTGATTTAACTGGTAAAAACCTTGCGACAgtcattttgaaatcattacgCGAGTTTGGAATTGATACAAAGTATTTGAGGGGGCAAGGATATGATGGGTCCGCTGCAATGAGTGGAAAATTCGAAGGAGCACATGCAGATGTAATGGAAGAGCGTCCGACTGCAATATATTTCCATTGTGTATCCCATAGCTTAAACCTTGCTATAAGTGCATCATGTTCAATTTCTGAGATCAGAAAATGCTGTGGGACTGCAACAAAACTATGTTTGTTTTTTAACACCCCAAAAAGAATGGAGGTTATTACAAGAGCAATTGATAAACTGTTCCCTGAAGCCAAATCTACTCGTCTAAAACAACTCTGTCCAACTAGGTGGGTTGAGCGCCATGATTCAATATTACTACTTCAAGAAATGTTACCTGCTGTCCAGGAGGCTCTTGAAGAAGTTTCACAGTGGAAGGATGTAGAATTAGCGTCGATGGCATCGCAGCTTTTATGTGGACTTCTGAGCTCATCCTTTATAATCAGTTTGCAAGTGATGGCTAGAGTATTTTCCTTAAGTTTACCCCTTGCTCGATTTTTGCAGCATGAACATATCGATCTTTTAAATGCTATGAACATGGTGACTAATCTAAAAGGGACGATAGAAAAAATCAGAACCAATGCTGAAGAAGAATTCGCAACCATATTTAACGCATCAGAGACTATGGCTGAATTACTCAGTACCTCAATAAAAGCCCCAAGAAGAACTGGACGACAAACTCTTAGGTGCAACATTGAAACCGACAATCACAATCCTCAATCATACTTTAAGATATCCCtatttttgccatttttagATCACTTTTTAAGTGAATTAAATAGTCGCTTTCTGAAACATTAA